Proteins from one Sylvia atricapilla isolate bSylAtr1 chromosome 1, bSylAtr1.pri, whole genome shotgun sequence genomic window:
- the LOC136372734 gene encoding NAD(P)(+)--arginine ADP-ribosyltransferase 2-like, with product MELFRQNHLIEWLCTMALVATVVTVVPMDMARESFDDQYRGCGPAMTAALPALNRSEFQKNPLFARVWTKAKAEWRKRGSRVSPLASPAQAIAVMAYSSKDIYQQFNAAVRVAGRSPHEYRKNFHFKTFHFLLTQALVTLRHAQNKQCRHVFRGVHDVRFEARRGQRVRFGQFTSTSLSKEIAQKYGTDTMFQVHTCHGVDIQAFSFYHSNREVLIPPYETFEVTQVIRQGPRAWIWLRSTGTFSKYNCQWL from the coding sequence GTGGTGCCCATGGACATGGCCCGGGAGTCCTTCGATGACCAGTACCGGGGCTGTGGCCCTGCCATGACCGCGGCGTTGCCGGCTCTCAACCGCTCCGAGTTCCAGAAGAATCCTCTCTTTGCCCGGGTCTGGACGAAGGCCAAGGCTGAGTGGCGCAAGCGGGGCTCCCGTGTGTCCCCTCTGGCgtccccagcccaggccatCGCTGTCATGGCCTACTCAAGCAAGGACATTTACCAGCAGTTCAATGCTGCCGTGCGAGTTGCCGGGCGCTCCCCCCATGAATACCGAAAGAACTTCcactttaaaacatttcatttcctgCTGACCCAGGCCCTGGTGACACTGAGGCACGCTCAGAACAAGCAGTGTCGCCACGTGTTCCGGGGCGTGCATGACGTCAGGTTTGAGGCGCGGCGTGGCCAGAGGGTCCGGTTTGGTCAATTCACATCAACATCCCTGAGCAAAGAGATCGCCCAGAAATACGGGACTGACACGATGTTCCAGGTGCACACGTGCCATGGTGTGGACATCCAGGCTTTTTCCTTCTATCACAGCAACCGTGAGGTGCTGATCCCGCCATATGAAACCTTTGAGGTCACCCAAGTCATCCGGCAGGGTCCGAGGGCATGGATCTGGCTCCGCTCCACTGGGACATTCAGCAAATACAACTGTCAGTGGCTGTGA
- the LOC136372724 gene encoding NAD(P)(+)--arginine ADP-ribosyltransferase 2-like — protein sequence MAPLAHTLALLAMTVATAAINVVPMDMAQNSFDDQYRGCGPAMFTALPALNRSEFQKNPLFARVWTKAKAEWRKRGSRVSPLASPAQAIAVMAYSSKDIYQQFNAAVRVAGRSPQEYRKNFHFKTFHFLLTQALVTLRHAQNSQCRHVFRGARDIHFKARRGQRVRFGQFTSTSLRTEIAQKFGRDTIFQVHMCHGVDIRGFSMYPQEEEVLIPPYETFEVTQVIWDGKRTWIWLRSTGTFSKYNCEWLKGGSVPSAPFHLG from the exons ATGGCCCCTCTGGCCCacaccctggcactgctggcaatgACCGTGGCCACTGCGGCCATCAACGTGGTGCCAATGGACATGGCCCAGAACTCCTTCGATGACCAGTACCGAGGCTGTGGTCCTGCCATGTTCACGGCGTTGCCGGCCCTTAACCGCTCTGAGTTCCAGAAGAATCCTCTCTTTGCCCGGGTCTGGACTAAGGCCAAGGCTGAGTGGCGCAAGCGGGGCTCCCGTGTGTCCCCTCTGGCgtccccagcccaggccatCGCTGTCATGGCCTACTCGAGCAAGGACATTTACCAGCAGTTCAATGCTGCCGTGCGCGTGGCCGGGCGCTCCCCCCAGGAATATCGAAAGAACTTCcactttaaaacatttcatttcctgCTGACCCAGGCCCTGGTGACACTGAGGCACGCTCAGAACTCGCAATGTCGCCACGTGTTCAGGGGTGCACGTGACATTCATTTCAAGGCACGACGTGGCCAGAGGGTCCGGTTTGGTCAATTCACATCGACATCTCTACGTACAGAGATTGCTCAGAAATTTGGTAGAGACACCATATTCCAGGTGCACATGTGCCATGGCGTGGACATCCGGGGATTCTCCATGTAtccacaggaggaggaggtgctgatCCCACCATATGAGACTTTTGAGGTCACCCAGGTCATCTGGGATGGGAAGAGGACATGGATCTGGCTCCGCTCCACCGGGACATTCAGTAAATACAACTGCGAGTGGCTGAAAG GTGGGAGTGTCCCCAGCGCCCCTTTCCACCTTGGATGA